The Quercus lobata isolate SW786 chromosome 9, ValleyOak3.0 Primary Assembly, whole genome shotgun sequence region GACGACCATACGTCTAAATTCATAATCATATATTTCTTGGTGCTTATATCAAGGAAAATCGGTGCTCCATCCACATCATTGATTCTACTGTACATACATAATAATaaggtttttttaaatatttttttgtcgTTCTCATAAGTCATAATGCTTAATTAATGAATTGCCTTTCTTGAGCAAGATTCAAAGAGTGTTTATgaacttaataaataaaaaatcagttgCCATTAACAAGGGTAAAAATAACATGTTTGGTTCTCAATTTGTCAATTGATTTCATCACTTACATATGGATCAACTagttatggaaaaaaaaatatttatgtaccATAAGATGACACTCTCAAGCTTGTGAAATCAAATATTGATTTAAGTGTGTccgtaaaaattttcaaattgaaaagGCAAATGTGGTCTACTAAAACCACAATTACTCGATCTAGTACAGGAAATCCGATGGAAAAAATgccaaaactaaaataataataaaaaataaataaacaagtgAGAATTATATTGAGTAAGCCTAACAATGCCAAAGTgctcaaaacacacacacacacacacacacacacacacacaaaaaaaaaaaaaaaaaattcacaaacttgactaaaaaaaataatagtggaCCGCccaataaaatagataaaatagacTAAAGTATTAAGGtagtaagttaaaaaataatgattccAACCCATCCAACAACAAtcactaattataaatttagaaattatcattatgatattaattaattgtgttAGGACTCTGATTGGGGTGCATTGCTATATGGTGCAGCTATGGCTAGGTGGTGCAGTGAAGGGTGCTTGTGTGGTGCAGGGAAGTGTGTTGCTGTGTGGGCAGGGTAGTAGAAGGCTTGAACATACAAAGAGGTAGGGGATGCTTTTACAGAGTTAGTTACAAGTAGTTGGTTAATTGTTGATGCATTAAGAGTTGTacttagttagttagttagttagttagttagttaagGCTAAGATGTGTTGTACCTTGTTAGTTAGTCAGTAGGATGGAAAGTTCACTTCAGATTGTAATATGTTTTCCATTGATGAATAATACAATTGAATAGCTATTCTTGAAATGCTATTGGAGGTTGATTCCCTCAAAGAATCCATGGAGGCCTAGCTGCTCTCCCATATTTGAAGCCCACCAAGAATTTAAAGAGGGAGCACTATTCTTCAAGCTTCGGTGTAGGGATAACAATTTTTCCTCGCCTCATTTGACCTGCCCCTCCCCACTTTGCCTTACACAGGTTTTGCCCGCCCTGCAAAGGTGGTGGGGGTGGGATGGGGCGAGATTTTAGCTTGGTACCATGGAGTAGGACAAAGATGAATTTAGAATTTTTAGACCCACTTCGCCTTATCCACCCTGTGTTGATAAGGGCTATATTCTCcgtaaaaccctactatttaaagaaatatatcatcaccttattttattctacccaatgtgaCTCTCggcctcttttttctctttaggttggaaataaggtaccaattttaagtttttaacgttttcttttgtctttattagaaacaattttttttttttaatattagaaacaaatttatatactattgaatcattgattttgtattataagattttcttttttttttttttggtgtgattttttttttgttaaacacttggatagtATTGTTCATTAATTTCATCTCCACCCACTTGCTGTGCTACAATCATGATGATGGTTATGTCATACACATGCCTCGTTCTACTTCTTTACATCGTTTTCACAGTCAAATCTGTACGGTCGCTTCCGACCGTACATTTGAAACTATATCAGAGTTTAGAAttcctttcaattttcaatCTGGATATCCCGAATTAGTGGGTTCATGTAATGGCATATTGCGTGTCGCTGATCATAGGAAATTTGCGATTATGGATGTGTACTTGTGGAACCCtagtattagaaaatttaagagGTTACCCGATACTTGCTTGACCCAGTTACGTACTGTGAGACTAGGATTTGGGTATGATTCCCAAAATAATGATTACAAGGTTGTCAGGATTTCATGGACTTGTGCCAAACCTATGCCTCCCCCTGAGGTTGAGGTGTACTCATTAAGTTCGGCTTCATGGAAAAGAGTTGAACTTGGAATCTCATGTCGGcccaaatttaattttactttgACATTCCCATTTGTGAGTGGACATTTGCATTGGATGATAACAAAGATAGAAGGAGGAGGTGGGCAATAGAGGCGTTTTACTGATATGATTTTGTCACTTGATGTCAATAGTGAGAAATTCAAAGAATCACCACTGCCTGGTGATGGAAAATGTACTAAGAAAGGTCTTGCATCATTCAAGGGGAAACTGGCTTTGATTAAATATGGAAGTGGTGTACAACCATATAGCACGCTATGCTCCATTTGGGTGATGACAGAGTATGGTGTGCTTGATTCCTGGAATAAACTCTGTGTTCTTCCAATAGAAAATCCTTTCGATTTCATTGGTACATTCACCAactattgaaagttcaaaaacgtgtacaaaaacacctttgaacgtttagacccccaaattacaacttaatcaattcaagcaatatgtcaaacaactagtgtgcggaaacttaacatatgctatcatacgaaattgattaaatactatctaagccataacagattaaaatccacagcagataaataaaaggcaaagatagagaggaaggaagatgcaaacacaaagacaacacgcgatgtgttatcgaagaggaaaccgaagccctcggcgaaaaacctctccgccgccctccaagcggtaatcaatccactagaaaatatagttaggatacaaggacagcaatagaccctccaagcctaatctacccagtgcacctaagcccaccaagcttcttgctccaacgaggttgcgccgaacctttttcttttctagctttccggattccgctactagaccgtagcatcaaccaatgaagattggctccttcctaactgcttcccagaaatccaaacagcagtctcacaatgatgatgatggtgagaacctggtttggtataatgcctctcaaggatttaacaatggagaggaagagagttgaggaatttgaagagtctctaaggtatagattgtgtgtgaatcaatctagtttttctttagggtttctctctcaaaattctctctggaagctctctttcaatcgtgggtaataggggtatttatattggagtggagaggaatgtgaaatgtcaggtttttacaaaacaggggtggctcgtggcttgacctcgcggcttgactaagtcgcgagatccagtcgcgagataaccgtatggccagttgtcctgttttgtcctgtagtgctccagctagcatgactgttcatcttccagcatgcttggcacgtgtgtgcttctggcggcttgaagccgcgagacacccgcgagtcccagccgcgactctctgttttcttgcacactcttgagcaaacttcactctatctcactctctacccttacatcaatcccacctaaatacagggttactaaatgctgaattacaagcaaatttggcacggaataaagccaattagatggttgaataaattcaaccttacaactatGGTTTACTTCTAGTTCAAAAATGGTCTCGGCTGGTCTCTACCAACAGTGAATTAGGGAGGAATTATAAGTCTGTTTTGATTGACCCTGAAACTCTACATGAGAAGGAGATTAGTAATCAAGTTGATTTTCGTTTAGATTTAGCTGCTTTCATGGAGAGCCTTGCTTTACTTGATGGAGCAAATGTGGTATCTTACTGAGAGGATGGTGCTGTGTATAATAAGTGATGTCATCACAGGTATGGATGAATTGAAACCCTTGTCATGCTTTTACTGGTTGCAGTAGGCATGTTAGTATTGTTAAAACCGTAATTTTTGCTCCAGATTTATGTGATCCTGTTGTGGTTGTGACTGTTATATGTTAgtattttatattgttgttgttgttgattttttttttttgggtgtgacCAGAAGTATTTGATATTGTTTGTGATTGATTGTTGCACACATCGTGAAtcaataaaaaggaaaaaaaatggtacatGAAATGTTGTCTTTTTGGAGGGGGAGGTTTGGTGGGAGAAGTAGCAAGGGGCTTGGAACGCGATCCCCTGGTCTCTCATGTGGTGTTTATCGAGAGAAAGGAGTGGTTGTTGTTTTGATGGGTAGGAGTTAAGAGTGGCGAAGTTgaaatatttattgttaaattCTCTAGGTCTACATTAATCATTTGTAGTAGtttttatttcctatttttctaaaatcttCGTTTTTCAGTTTGTACCTATGCCCTATGTACACTTCCTGTCATCCCGTGTACTTGGGTAGTTACATTTATGCTACTCTTAATCAAGTATTTACTTTAGAACTTTATTAGACCTTTACCTcaagctttttttctttagtacttTTTTAGATTGGTTGACTACTTTGCGAAACCAATCATTCTCTtcctttcttgattttcttgatttttgttgaCTCCCTGTACACTCCATGTGTACTAGGGTGTCccttttttgatatcaataaaacttattattcacacaaaaaaaaaagtatttactttatagatatatatatatatatatatatagagagagagagagagagagagtcaaagcTAAACCTTGTGGTCTGTCTTTGTGGAAACATAATTAGAATGAATGTTAGAGGTTTTCTAAACTTGCCAAGTTTGAGGTGGGTTGTGTTTCTCATATTCGCTTTTGGCTTGATCCCCAGGTGATCCTTAAGGGGACCTTTCTGGCACCGTTTTGAATTGCACTAAATAAGGACACTAATCAATTAAATGGCACTGTTCCAATATCATTGGATAATTTGAGCAACTTAGAAGTGTTATTTCTCTGCAATAACCAATTTTCTGGTCCAGTTCCTCAAGAGATAGGAAATTTGCTAAAGTTAGTAGTGCTACAAGTGGATACAAACCACTTCACTGGCTCTTTGCCTCAAAACTTATGTCAAAGTGGATCTCTTCAAAACTTGACTGCTTTCAACAACCAGTTTATAGGTCCAATACCCAAAACCTTGAGAAATTGCACAAACTTATTCAGAGTTCGCCTTGAAAGAAACCATTTCTTTGGAAATATATCTGAAGATTTTGGTGTCTACAACAACTTGCAGTATATGGACCTAAGTTACAATAGATTTTATGGTGAAATCTCACAAAACTGGAGTAGGTGCCCACAACTAACCACCTTACGAATTGCTGGAAACAATATTACAGGTGGCATACCACTTGAAATTGGAGACTCAATTCAACTCAAATTGCTTGATCTTTCTTCTAACCAGATTCCAAAGA contains the following coding sequences:
- the LOC115961388 gene encoding F-box protein At4g22390-like produces the protein MKECLNLRNGLPPSTTNLEQLKLVICDEERAKFWEPIKEVLTILEVKLWLGGAVKGACVVQGSVLLCGQGSRRLEHTKSQICTVASDRTFETISEFRIPFNFQSGYPELVGSCNGILRVADHRKFAIMDVYLWNPSIRKFKRLPDTCLTQLRTVRLGFGYDSQNNDYKVVRISWTCAKPMPPPEVEVYSLSSASWKRVELGISCRPKFNFTLTFPFVSGHLHWMITKIEGGGGQ